The Daucus carota subsp. sativus chromosome 2, DH1 v3.0, whole genome shotgun sequence genome includes a window with the following:
- the LOC135150418 gene encoding uncharacterized protein LOC135150418 — protein MGFNPLFTILKDNKLTGPNYIEWKRNLDIVLTAEEYKFCTYEPKPEQPAADAPDEEKEYYKRWTKADEMSRCYILAAMSGVLQHQHQAMATASDMLFNLKELFGDQNRAARQVAMKALMNTQMAEGTPVRDHVLKMMSHLNEIEILGAELDGETQIDIILMSLPKSFEQFRLNYNMNKRQYSLAELLTELQAAEGLFRQSVQVNVAEKGSSSKPKGNKKKKKNKKQNNRKKVNKCSASYEVGGGYLQEELNARDSTRKKQQGKEEPSVDSSAYYQAILKGGDQVTLCS, from the exons atggggtttaatccactgttcaccatacttaaggataacaaacttaccggacctaactatattgaatggaaacgtaatttggacattgtgttgactgctgaagagtacaagttttgcacttatgaacccaagcctgagcagcccgctgctgatgctcctgatgaggagaaagagtattataagcggtggacaaaggctgatgagatgtcgcgatgttacattctggcagcaatgtcgggtgttttgcagcatcagcatcaggctatggccactgcttcggatatgctctttaatctcaaagaactttttggagatcagaatagggctgctaggcaagtagccatgaaggctttaatgaacactcagatggctgaaggtacacctgtaagggatcatgttctcaagatgatgtcacatctgaatgagatagagatccttggtgcagagcttgacggggaaacccagattgacattatccttatgagcttgcccaagagttttgagcagttccgcttgaattacaacatgaacaagaggcagtacagtcttgcggaactgctgacagaacttcaggcagctgaagggttatttcgccagagtgttcaagtgaatgtggctgagaaaggttcttcctctaagccgaaaggcaataagaagaagaaa AAAAATAAGAAGCAAAATAACAGGAAGAAGGTGAATAAGTGCAGTGCTAGTTATGAAGTTGGTGGAGGTTATTTACAAGAGGAATTGAATGCTAGAGATAGCACAAGAAAAAAGCAGCAGGGGAAAGAGGAGCCATCTGTTGATTCTTCTGCTTATTATCAAGCTATCCTTAAAGGTGGGGATCAAGTCACCCTCTGTTCTTGA